TGTCTTTGATAGACACATTTATGCTGAAGGTGTGTTATTCCCTTGCGATTTACAACCTGTTCGTTATCCTGCAAAGCTCTTTTCCAAGATGACTCAGGCTCCAAAAGATGAATGAACAGATGCTACTCGATGCTATTAATCAGAAAATGCCCTTTGGTAAGTATACCGGCAGAAAATTACTCGAGTTACCTGAGCCATATCTGGTTTGGTTTCACTCCAAAGGCTTTCCTCAAGGCAAGCTCGGTGAGCAGTTAGCCTT
This portion of the Shewanella violacea DSS12 genome encodes:
- a CDS encoding DUF3820 family protein, which translates into the protein MNEQMLLDAINQKMPFGKYTGRKLLELPEPYLVWFHSKGFPQGKLGEQLALMYEIKLNGLEEMLEPLLDTARR